Proteins from one Clostridium cellulovorans 743B genomic window:
- a CDS encoding carbohydrate-binding domain-containing protein, whose protein sequence is MNIKKNILNVVMAIALLAYSIPVSVNATEADYSNLIVSPAEKPSEGGALQILEKSGQKTICDQSGKSIQLRGMCTHGLQWFPGTINNNAFAALSNDWGSNVIRLAMYVTENGYNNDPIGMKEKVIKGVDFAIANNMYVIVDWHMITPGDPNAAEYSAAKAFFEEISSLYPNNPNIIYELCNEPNGEAPGVTADANGWIKVKNYAEPIIKMLRDKGNKNLVIVGSPYWSHRTDLAADNPVIDSADNTAYAAHFSAGSDYPTTDDTDRRKVMTSIKYALNHGVAVFVSEWTLAEAGGMIESGGLYYDYADNWLDFFSKNNISWCAWSICNNNYTSSSLVPYEMCKTNETSLDPGDDQLWSPNEISPAGEYYRARIKGITYNPIDRKKVDFTTNLFDFDDDTTQGFGINRDSFVKSVMLSNENKALKLNGLSASNDISDYNFWGNARLSAEASGLYKDIKDAENLTMDVITATPATVSIAVVPQSYYHSWIDPKNAVQVVPEDFKLQQDGSYKATLTISSEDSPNLKAIASDSKDSILTDIVLIVGSTTSAISIDNIAVSGTHTIVDQPIVHSPIGTPTIPSDFEDSTRNGWDWDKNSGVKGSLTIEEANNSKAMSWYVQYPKVKPSDLWTASPHIRLIKAKATPVANNYLTFDLYLNPISASKGSILIYLVTESPELGYWAMASEKYNIPLTNLNQVEKTTDGLYHYKVNFDLRKIDGDKVILPNTNLDPLTLVFYDVNCDFDGKMYIDNIKFSNDITQ, encoded by the coding sequence ATGAATATTAAAAAAAACATTCTTAATGTAGTTATGGCTATAGCACTATTAGCTTATAGCATCCCAGTAAGTGTAAATGCAACAGAAGCTGATTATTCTAATTTAATTGTTAGTCCCGCTGAAAAACCTTCTGAGGGAGGAGCATTACAAATTCTTGAAAAGAGCGGGCAAAAGACAATATGTGATCAAAGTGGGAAATCTATTCAATTACGTGGAATGTGTACTCATGGACTACAGTGGTTTCCAGGAACAATCAATAACAATGCTTTTGCAGCTCTTTCTAATGATTGGGGCTCAAATGTAATACGTTTAGCTATGTATGTAACTGAAAATGGCTATAATAATGACCCAATAGGTATGAAGGAAAAGGTAATAAAAGGAGTAGATTTTGCAATAGCAAATAATATGTACGTTATTGTAGATTGGCATATGATTACGCCTGGAGACCCAAATGCAGCTGAATATTCAGCTGCAAAGGCTTTCTTTGAAGAAATTTCTAGTTTATATCCTAATAATCCAAATATAATTTATGAACTTTGTAATGAACCTAATGGTGAAGCACCAGGAGTAACTGCTGATGCGAATGGTTGGATAAAGGTAAAAAATTATGCAGAACCAATTATAAAAATGTTGCGTGATAAAGGAAATAAAAATCTTGTTATTGTTGGAAGCCCTTATTGGAGTCACCGTACAGATTTGGCAGCTGATAATCCAGTTATAGATAGTGCAGATAATACAGCCTATGCAGCACATTTTTCCGCTGGAAGTGATTACCCAACAACAGATGATACTGATAGGAGAAAGGTTATGACTAGCATTAAATATGCTCTTAATCATGGAGTTGCAGTATTTGTATCTGAATGGACACTTGCTGAAGCTGGTGGGATGATTGAAAGTGGCGGATTATATTATGATTATGCAGATAATTGGTTAGATTTTTTTAGCAAAAACAATATAAGTTGGTGTGCTTGGTCTATATGTAATAATAACTATACATCATCATCCCTAGTACCTTATGAGATGTGTAAGACTAATGAAACAAGCCTAGATCCAGGTGACGATCAACTGTGGTCACCCAATGAAATATCTCCAGCAGGAGAATATTATCGTGCACGTATTAAGGGAATCACATACAATCCAATTGATCGCAAAAAGGTAGACTTTACTACAAATCTTTTTGATTTCGATGATGATACTACACAAGGCTTTGGAATTAATAGAGATAGCTTTGTAAAAAGTGTAATGCTATCTAATGAAAACAAGGCTTTAAAGCTTAATGGTTTAAGTGCTAGTAATGACATATCTGACTATAATTTTTGGGGGAATGCTCGTCTTTCAGCAGAGGCATCTGGGTTATACAAAGATATAAAGGATGCAGAAAATTTAACTATGGATGTTATTACAGCGACACCTGCAACGGTATCTATCGCAGTAGTGCCACAAAGCTACTATCATAGTTGGATTGATCCTAAAAATGCTGTACAAGTAGTTCCAGAGGATTTTAAATTGCAACAAGATGGTTCTTATAAAGCAACTTTGACAATTTCATCAGAGGATTCACCAAATCTCAAGGCAATTGCTTCAGATTCAAAGGATAGTATATTAACAGATATAGTGTTAATTGTTGGATCAACAACAAGTGCTATTTCAATAGATAACATAGCAGTTTCGGGAACCCATACTATAGTTGACCAACCAATTGTACATTCACCAATTGGAACACCGACTATTCCATCAGACTTTGAAGATTCGACTCGTAATGGGTGGGATTGGGATAAAAACTCAGGAGTTAAAGGTTCATTAACTATTGAAGAAGCAAATAATTCTAAGGCTATGTCTTGGTATGTTCAATATCCAAAGGTAAAACCTTCAGATTTGTGGACAGCATCACCTCATATAAGGCTAATTAAAGCGAAGGCTACACCTGTAGCTAACAATTATTTAACCTTTGATTTATATTTAAATCCAATTAGTGCAAGTAAAGGTTCTATACTAATTTACTTAGTAACTGAATCTCCAGAGCTTGGTTATTGGGCAATGGCTTCAGAGAAATATAATATTCCTCTAACAAACCTTAACCAAGTAGAGAAAACAACTGATGGATTATATCACTACAAGGTTAACTTTGATTTAAGAAAAATTGATGGTGATAAAGTTATTTTACCGAATACAAATCTAGATCCTCTAACACTTGTTTTTTATGATGTGAACTGTGATTTTGATGGTAAAATGTACATAGATAACATTAAATTTTCTAATGATATAACACAATAG
- a CDS encoding sensor histidine kinase — MKEKGFLQVLLCYIKDHKKIIVLDSVFIFIFVIVFYLYALPLESILYGFLLSGSVGVGVIFNDFIKYYRKHKQLCILEKQITSGLDRIPPAKNLIEDNYQDILMALYNQSTELASKIDIKQTEMIDYYTLWAHQIKTPIAAMSLLLQSDKTEENKELLTQVFRIEQYVEMVLCYLKIDGTSSDLLLQNYNLLDIVRQSVRKYAYMFIRKNIVLELKEMECTVLTDEKWLAFVIEQILSNALKYTSSGKISIYMEETVGKVLVIEDTGIGIAEEDLPRVFEKGFTGYNGRMDKKATGIGLYLCKKILDKLSHKVTIDSKINVGTTVKIDLTSIKTIVE, encoded by the coding sequence ATGAAGGAAAAAGGTTTTTTACAGGTTTTACTGTGTTACATTAAAGATCACAAAAAAATAATAGTACTGGACAGTGTTTTTATTTTTATATTTGTTATAGTTTTCTATTTATATGCTTTGCCTCTTGAGTCAATATTATATGGATTTCTTTTATCGGGCTCTGTGGGAGTTGGAGTTATATTTAATGACTTCATTAAATATTATAGAAAACATAAACAGTTATGTATTCTTGAAAAACAAATAACTAGTGGTTTAGATAGAATACCTCCAGCTAAAAATTTGATTGAAGATAACTATCAAGATATTTTGATGGCACTTTATAATCAAAGTACGGAACTAGCTTCAAAGATAGATATTAAACAGACTGAAATGATAGATTATTATACACTTTGGGCACATCAAATTAAAACTCCTATTGCTGCAATGAGCTTATTATTGCAAAGTGATAAAACAGAAGAAAACAAAGAATTGTTAACACAAGTCTTTAGAATAGAGCAATATGTTGAAATGGTGCTGTGCTACTTAAAAATAGATGGTACATCATCAGATTTACTTCTTCAGAATTATAACTTATTAGATATCGTAAGACAGAGCGTTAGAAAATATGCTTACATGTTTATTAGAAAGAATATAGTGCTAGAATTAAAAGAAATGGAGTGTACCGTATTAACTGATGAAAAATGGTTAGCATTTGTAATTGAACAAATACTATCAAATGCTCTAAAGTATACAAGTAGCGGTAAAATATCCATATATATGGAGGAAACTGTAGGAAAAGTCCTTGTAATTGAGGATACAGGAATAGGGATTGCAGAAGAGGACTTGCCTAGAGTATTTGAAAAAGGATTTACTGGTTATAACGGGCGAATGGATAAGAAGGCAACTGGAATTGGACTTTATCTTTGCAAAAAGATCCTCGATAAGCTTTCGCATAAAGTAACCATTGATTCTAAAATTAATGTTGGGACAACAGTGAAAATTGACCTTACTTCTATAAAAACTATAGTTGAATAA
- a CDS encoding DUF1919 domain-containing protein: MVSKIESVPNLKNENFSIICNNCIGGFIYQYYNIEYKTPTIGLFFLAQDYVKFLSNIEFYLSKQLEFIDPKESIHFEQFKRYVDSINFPIAKLDDIEIFFLHYKDQEEVIEKWNRRMSRVNWKDLIIILAENETCNYEVIKQFDALPFNNKVCFTKDHYPEIQSACCIEEMKDPTRLWDVEIIMKHFDITSFINNRIIKLE; encoded by the coding sequence ATGGTATCCAAAATAGAATCAGTACCAAACTTGAAAAATGAAAATTTTAGTATAATATGCAACAATTGCATAGGTGGATTTATATATCAATATTACAATATTGAATACAAGACCCCTACAATAGGGCTATTTTTTCTTGCACAAGATTATGTTAAATTTTTGTCGAATATTGAGTTCTATCTTTCAAAGCAGTTAGAGTTTATTGATCCAAAGGAATCTATACATTTTGAGCAATTTAAAAGATATGTAGATTCTATAAACTTCCCAATTGCCAAGTTAGATGATATTGAAATATTTTTTTTGCATTATAAAGATCAAGAAGAGGTAATAGAAAAATGGAATAGGCGAATGAGTAGAGTTAACTGGAAGGATTTGATAATTATTCTTGCGGAAAATGAGACTTGTAACTATGAAGTAATAAAACAATTTGATGCTCTTCCATTTAATAATAAGGTATGTTTTACAAAAGATCATTATCCAGAAATACAATCAGCATGTTGTATAGAGGAAATGAAAGATCCTACAAGGTTGTGGGATGTAGAAATAATAATGAAGCATTTTGACATAACAAGTTTTATAAATAATAGGATTATAAAGTTGGAATAA
- a CDS encoding helix-turn-helix domain-containing protein yields the protein MDITIITTENRRLYPAVIYNIEDNERKIPILDIDDIYDLLYKEQNILVTSDQYDQYGNKLKLFNGKLEKSDIKAMFASKQEEINKDLTSIMTLSEAAKKWGLANGSTIRKAIERGKFQQNEIKQAGDVWIITYQAMERVFGSIKNEDNAYVIYDNFENVYLTKEYYKYLQLAFLEGPYYDMRTRELETKYQYIKEILIKGLEALRNNQKVIIKQNKNNQIRQIICTEEEYYLYIEIFHGKKNLPTEWVEKLTKDLKALPK from the coding sequence ATGGATATTACTATTATAACTACAGAAAATAGAAGGCTATATCCAGCTGTTATATATAATATTGAAGATAATGAGCGAAAAATTCCGATTTTGGACATTGATGATATATATGATTTGTTGTATAAGGAACAAAATATATTGGTTACTTCAGATCAATATGATCAATATGGGAATAAGTTGAAACTATTTAATGGTAAACTTGAAAAATCAGATATTAAAGCTATGTTTGCTAGTAAACAAGAAGAAATTAATAAGGATTTAACTTCAATTATGACTTTATCTGAAGCAGCAAAAAAGTGGGGATTAGCTAATGGGTCTACTATTAGGAAAGCAATTGAGAGAGGAAAATTTCAGCAAAATGAGATTAAACAAGCAGGTGATGTATGGATTATTACATACCAAGCAATGGAGAGAGTATTTGGTTCAATAAAAAATGAAGATAACGCCTATGTAATATATGATAACTTTGAGAATGTTTATTTAACAAAAGAGTATTATAAATATCTTCAACTAGCTTTTCTTGAAGGACCGTACTATGATATGAGGACTAGAGAACTTGAAACTAAGTATCAATATATAAAGGAGATATTGATTAAAGGATTAGAAGCATTAAGAAACAATCAAAAGGTTATTATAAAGCAAAATAAGAATAATCAGATAAGACAAATAATATGCACTGAGGAAGAATACTATTTATACATTGAAATATTTCATGGTAAGAAAAACTTACCTACAGAGTGGGTTGAGAAATTGACAAAGGACTTAAAAGCTCTTCCAAAGTAG
- a CDS encoding ABC transporter ATP-binding protein — MKLLEVNNLKKIYTTRFGGNQVQALSNVTFSVEKGEYVAIMGESGSGKTTLLNILASLDKPTSGEILLQGKNIVSIKESEIVAFRRDNLGFVFQDFNLLDTFSLKDNIFLPLVLSRKSYEEMEKRLMPIAEKLGIKDILEKFPYEVSGGQKQRAAVARALITEPQLILADEPTGALDSKATDQLLKLFSEINKEDQTIVMVTHSTKAASHAGRVLFIKDGEVYHQIYKGSMSNEEMFEKISNTLTVIAAGGGVNE; from the coding sequence ATGAAATTATTAGAAGTAAATAATCTAAAGAAAATATATACTACAAGATTTGGTGGAAATCAAGTTCAAGCACTTAGCAATGTAACATTCTCCGTAGAGAAGGGTGAATATGTTGCAATTATGGGAGAGTCAGGTTCAGGAAAAACTACACTACTAAATATATTGGCATCCTTAGATAAGCCTACTAGTGGCGAGATTTTATTGCAAGGTAAAAACATTGTATCAATTAAAGAAAGTGAAATAGTTGCCTTTCGTAGAGATAACCTAGGTTTTGTGTTTCAAGACTTTAACTTACTTGATACATTTTCTTTAAAGGATAATATATTCCTACCACTTGTTTTATCTAGAAAGTCATATGAGGAAATGGAAAAAAGATTAATGCCTATCGCTGAGAAGCTAGGTATAAAAGATATTTTAGAGAAGTTTCCTTATGAAGTATCTGGTGGGCAAAAACAAAGAGCTGCTGTTGCAAGAGCTCTGATCACAGAGCCACAGCTTATTTTGGCAGATGAACCAACAGGGGCACTTGATTCTAAGGCTACAGATCAGTTGTTAAAATTATTTTCAGAAATTAATAAAGAGGATCAAACTATCGTTATGGTTACTCATAGTACTAAAGCAGCGAGTCATGCAGGGAGAGTATTATTTATTAAAGATGGAGAGGTTTATCACCAGATATATAAAGGCTCAATGTCTAATGAAGAGATGTTTGAAAAAATTTCAAATACACTTACAGTCATTGCTGCTGGAGGTGGAGTAAATGAATAA
- a CDS encoding NAD-dependent epimerase/dehydratase family protein, which yields MKILITGGAGFIASHIADRLVELDYDVVIFDNLSSGKVENINPKCKFYKGDITNYEAMKLVFDIERPEVVIHHAAQIDVQTSLKNPAFDAQINIIGTINVLECCRETKVRKIIYPSSAAVYGNPKYLPVDENHPVEPISFYGISKHTPCHYIKAYSELYNIKYTIFRYANVYGPRQDNHGEGGVVSIFANRLLRKETCYIYGDGKQTRDFIYVKDVANANVLALDRGDNEIIDISSNKPVTINQLHKVMKEISKCSVAVEYKEARNGDILHSYLSNEKASGCLGWKDKHDIKSGLKETLNYYYNVLTEMEVAAETRV from the coding sequence ATGAAGATATTAATTACAGGAGGGGCTGGATTTATAGCTTCTCATATAGCTGATAGATTAGTTGAATTAGACTATGATGTAGTTATTTTTGATAATCTTTCATCAGGAAAGGTAGAAAATATAAATCCCAAGTGTAAATTCTATAAAGGTGATATAACTAATTATGAAGCTATGAAGCTTGTATTTGATATTGAAAGACCAGAAGTTGTCATTCATCACGCTGCACAAATAGATGTACAAACATCTTTGAAGAATCCAGCTTTTGATGCGCAAATTAATATAATAGGAACTATAAATGTATTAGAATGTTGTAGAGAAACAAAGGTAAGAAAGATAATTTATCCATCCTCAGCAGCAGTGTATGGGAATCCAAAGTATTTGCCTGTTGATGAAAATCATCCAGTGGAGCCTATATCATTTTATGGTATATCCAAACATACTCCATGTCATTATATTAAGGCTTATTCAGAACTTTACAATATCAAATATACAATTTTTAGATATGCTAATGTCTATGGACCAAGACAAGATAATCATGGTGAAGGCGGAGTAGTGTCCATTTTTGCAAACCGATTATTGAGGAAAGAAACCTGTTATATATATGGGGATGGAAAGCAGACTAGAGATTTTATTTATGTTAAAGATGTTGCCAATGCTAATGTTTTGGCTTTAGATAGAGGGGACAATGAAATTATCGATATAAGTAGTAATAAACCCGTAACAATAAATCAATTGCATAAGGTAATGAAAGAAATAAGTAAATGTAGTGTAGCAGTTGAATATAAGGAAGCTAGAAATGGAGACATACTTCATAGCTATTTAAGTAATGAAAAGGCATCGGGATGTTTAGGATGGAAGGATAAACATGATATTAAAAGTGGACTAAAGGAAACTTTAAATTATTACTATAATGTGCTAACAGAAATGGAAGTTGCAGCTGAAACGAGAGTATAA
- a CDS encoding response regulator transcription factor produces the protein MYKILIVEDDMVIAKSMKNSLCQWGHETECITDFKDVIAQFVQLEPHLVLLDISLPFFNGYHWCSEIRKISSVPIIFISSMSDNMNVIMAVNMGGDDFIAKPFDLNILVAKVQALLRRTYSFGGKMDVIEHKGVVLNLNSAMLEYKNNKLELTKNEFKILQILFENIGKAISRDDIMTRLWESDSYIDDNTLTVNVTRLRKKLSDVGLSDFVKTKKGIGYMVE, from the coding sequence ATGTACAAGATTTTAATTGTGGAAGATGATATGGTAATTGCAAAGTCAATGAAAAATAGCTTGTGTCAGTGGGGTCACGAAACGGAATGTATAACTGATTTCAAAGATGTTATTGCACAATTTGTACAGTTGGAGCCACATCTTGTGCTTTTAGATATATCGTTACCATTTTTCAATGGTTACCATTGGTGCAGTGAAATACGAAAAATATCCAGTGTTCCTATAATCTTTATTTCCTCTATGTCAGATAATATGAATGTAATTATGGCAGTAAATATGGGTGGCGATGACTTTATTGCTAAGCCTTTTGATTTAAATATTCTTGTGGCAAAGGTTCAGGCGCTGCTCAGAAGAACTTATTCTTTTGGAGGGAAAATGGATGTAATAGAACATAAGGGTGTAGTTCTAAATCTTAATAGTGCAATGTTAGAATATAAAAATAATAAGCTTGAGCTTACGAAAAATGAGTTTAAGATTCTTCAGATTTTATTTGAGAATATCGGAAAAGCCATCTCTCGAGATGATATTATGACAAGACTTTGGGAAAGTGATAGCTACATAGATGACAACACTTTAACAGTTAACGTTACCCGTTTGAGAAAGAAACTCTCAGATGTTGGACTTTCTGATTTTGTTAAAACGAAAAAGGGTATAGGTTATATGGTGGAATAA
- a CDS encoding sugar transferase: MNNAKMEISSTVEAVEVRLLALKRNEKLLYEKMKRFLDIFLSLIGCVIGIPIVIITCIVVVLESKGNPIYTQERLGKDGQAFKLYKIRSMCTDAEKNGPKWADKNDSRVTRVGKFIRKTRIDEIPQLFNILKGDMSIVGPRPERSVFTFEFQKEIPTFINRLQVKPGLTGLAQVNGGYDITPKEKLKHDLEYIENRNFSMDFKIILKTALIVFNHKGAR; encoded by the coding sequence ATGAATAATGCGAAAATGGAAATCAGTAGTACTGTTGAAGCGGTGGAAGTAAGATTATTAGCTTTAAAAAGAAATGAAAAGCTTCTTTATGAAAAAATGAAAAGGTTTTTAGATATTTTTTTATCTTTGATTGGTTGTGTAATTGGAATACCAATAGTGATAATAACTTGCATAGTTGTAGTGCTAGAGTCTAAGGGAAATCCAATTTATACACAGGAGAGACTTGGAAAGGATGGTCAGGCATTTAAACTCTATAAAATTAGGTCTATGTGCACTGACGCAGAAAAAAATGGTCCTAAGTGGGCTGATAAAAATGATAGCAGGGTAACAAGGGTTGGAAAATTTATTAGAAAGACAAGAATAGATGAAATACCTCAATTATTCAATATTCTAAAAGGGGATATGAGTATAGTAGGTCCGAGACCAGAAAGATCTGTATTTACATTTGAATTTCAAAAAGAAATACCAACATTTATAAATAGATTGCAGGTTAAACCAGGTTTAACAGGCTTAGCTCAAGTTAATGGTGGCTATGATATAACACCTAAGGAAAAATTGAAACATGATTTAGAGTATATCGAAAATAGAAATTTCTCCATGGACTTTAAAATAATATTGAAAACAGCACTTATAGTATTTAATCATAAAGGCGCAAGATAG
- a CDS encoding FtsX-like permease family protein — MNKLFYPKLAVTNIKKNSKTYLPFIITCICTIAMFYIMHALSINKGLDGASGSASVKILLFLGTIVIGIFSAIFLFYTNSFLIKRRKKEIGLYNVLGLEKKHIAKVMFFECMYTSVISLVVGLIAGIILNKLMFLLLLKLLKFEVAFGFYVSVPSIIKTLILFIGIFSLNLLSNLFQIKMSKPIELLKGAEHGEKEPKTKWIITIIGVIALVAGYTIALKVKAPIAALKLFFGAVLLVMLGTYALFTAGSIAVLKLLRKNKKFYYKTSNFISVSGMMYRMKQNAVGLANICILSTAVLVMLSTTVALYVGMEDVIRTRFPRNLVMNASQIQEAQAQKIDKILDTEAKNNNIAIENKLNYWENSFPVIKKNGKFLLTGEEDMSSTVCVIVAIPISDYNRITGKNITLANDEALSFSKVKDYDKNSITIENKTLKIKEALDKPIQGLEYGIEDMVDTYVLFVNNIDSIGKENNKKYSIGVDIQGTDKEIITLSNKLSEKLSENNITTYIDSSAGSREDFFMVYGGLFFLGIFLGTLFLMATVLIIYYKQISEGYDDKNRFEIMQKVGMGKDEIKKTIRRQVLMVFFLPLVFAMIHIAFAFPMITKLLAVLNLKNVSLFMISTIATILVFAVIYAIVFSLTARTYYKIVE, encoded by the coding sequence ATGAATAAGTTATTTTATCCGAAGCTAGCAGTAACAAATATTAAAAAGAATAGCAAGACATACTTACCTTTTATCATTACCTGTATATGCACCATAGCAATGTTTTATATTATGCATGCTCTTTCAATAAATAAAGGATTAGATGGCGCAAGTGGCTCTGCAAGCGTAAAAATATTACTCTTTTTAGGAACAATAGTAATAGGGATTTTTTCAGCTATATTTCTTTTCTATACAAATAGTTTTTTGATAAAAAGACGTAAGAAGGAAATCGGACTATATAATGTGTTAGGCCTTGAGAAAAAACATATTGCTAAGGTTATGTTTTTCGAATGTATGTATACTTCGGTTATTAGTTTAGTAGTTGGACTTATTGCTGGGATTATCCTAAATAAACTTATGTTTCTTTTACTTTTAAAGCTTTTAAAATTTGAAGTAGCCTTTGGTTTTTACGTGTCAGTACCATCTATAATAAAAACTTTAATTCTTTTTATAGGTATTTTTTCCTTAAACCTATTATCAAATTTATTTCAAATTAAGATGTCAAAGCCTATAGAGCTTTTAAAAGGTGCAGAACATGGAGAAAAAGAACCAAAAACTAAATGGATTATAACTATCATAGGTGTTATAGCTCTTGTTGCTGGATATACAATAGCTTTAAAGGTTAAAGCTCCTATAGCTGCTTTAAAATTGTTTTTCGGTGCAGTTCTTTTAGTTATGTTAGGCACATATGCCCTATTTACAGCAGGAAGTATTGCAGTACTAAAGCTTTTAAGAAAAAATAAAAAGTTTTACTATAAAACAAGTAATTTCATCTCTGTTTCTGGCATGATGTACAGAATGAAACAAAATGCAGTAGGGCTTGCAAATATTTGTATATTAAGCACTGCAGTGCTTGTTATGCTTTCTACTACAGTTGCTTTATATGTAGGAATGGAAGATGTAATAAGAACTAGATTTCCAAGAAATTTAGTAATGAATGCTTCACAAATTCAAGAGGCGCAAGCACAAAAAATAGATAAAATTTTGGATACTGAAGCAAAAAATAACAACATAGCCATAGAAAATAAACTTAATTATTGGGAAAATAGTTTTCCAGTTATAAAAAAGAATGGAAAATTTTTATTAACTGGCGAAGAAGATATGAGTTCAACTGTTTGCGTTATTGTAGCAATTCCTATTTCTGATTATAACAGAATAACAGGAAAGAATATTACCCTGGCTAATGATGAAGCCTTGAGTTTTTCAAAAGTAAAAGATTATGATAAAAATAGCATTACCATTGAGAACAAAACCTTGAAAATCAAAGAAGCTTTAGATAAGCCTATACAAGGACTAGAATATGGTATTGAAGATATGGTAGACACTTATGTATTGTTTGTAAATAATATAGATTCTATAGGAAAAGAGAATAATAAAAAATATTCAATTGGAGTTGATATTCAAGGAACGGATAAGGAGATTATAACACTATCTAATAAGCTCAGCGAAAAGCTTAGTGAAAACAACATAACAACATATATTGATAGCTCTGCAGGTAGTAGAGAAGATTTCTTTATGGTGTATGGTGGATTATTCTTTTTAGGTATCTTCTTAGGTACATTATTTTTAATGGCAACAGTATTGATTATTTATTACAAACAAATATCTGAAGGCTATGATGATAAAAACCGCTTTGAAATTATGCAGAAGGTAGGAATGGGTAAAGATGAAATAAAGAAAACTATAAGAAGACAAGTATTGATGGTATTTTTTCTACCACTTGTTTTTGCTATGATTCATATTGCTTTTGCATTCCCAATGATTACAAAGCTTCTAGCTGTTCTAAATTTGAAGAATGTATCATTATTTATGATTTCTACTATAGCAACAATCCTTGTTTTTGCAGTGATTTATGCAATTGTATTTTCATTAACTGCGAGAACTTACTACAAAATTGTTGAATAA